One Pseudomonas entomophila genomic window carries:
- a CDS encoding YggT family protein: MNALSGAAIFVVQTLVSLYLAIVLLRFVLQLVKADFYNPLSQFAVRATQPLLKPLRRVIPSIAGLDTSSLLLSILIQALLMAFVLMLTYGTFGDVLHLLMWAILGVTSLFLKIFWVAMIVMVIVSWVAPNSHNPAAELAYQISEPVLAPFRRLVPNLGGMDISPIFAFIAIQVIQSFLMPQLAAYAGMPQELWRMI; encoded by the coding sequence ATGAATGCACTGTCTGGCGCCGCGATCTTCGTGGTGCAAACCCTGGTCAGCCTGTACCTGGCGATCGTCCTGCTGCGCTTCGTGCTGCAACTGGTCAAGGCCGACTTCTACAACCCGCTCAGCCAGTTCGCCGTGCGCGCCACCCAGCCGCTGCTCAAGCCGCTGCGCCGGGTGATCCCCAGCATCGCCGGCCTGGACACTTCCTCGCTGCTGCTGTCGATCCTCATCCAGGCGCTACTGATGGCCTTCGTGCTGATGCTCACCTACGGCACCTTCGGTGACGTGCTGCACCTGCTGATGTGGGCGATCCTGGGCGTCACCTCGCTGTTCCTGAAGATCTTCTGGGTGGCGATGATCGTCATGGTGATCGTCTCGTGGGTCGCGCCCAACAGCCACAACCCCGCCGCCGAACTGGCCTACCAGATCAGCGAACCGGTGCTGGCGCCGTTCCGCCGCCTGGTGCCGAACCTCGGCGGCATGGACATCTCGCCGATCTTCGCCTTCATCGCCATCCAGGTGATCCAGTCGTTCCTCATGCCTCAGCTGGCGGCCTACGCCGGCATGCCGCAAGAGCTGTGGCGGATGATCTGA
- a CDS encoding DUF4426 domain-containing protein: MRRLALFLISLCLALPVLAADAAKPERKEVFGDVTVHYSAFTSSMLQPDIAAATGLTRSKNQGVLNIAVIKAGKPATAVVSGTVKDLTGRSAPLSFKQINDQGAVYYIAQFKIDQPDTVTFDLNVETGGVSHKLSFNQEVFPGE, from the coding sequence ATGCGTCGTCTAGCACTGTTTCTGATCAGCCTGTGCCTGGCCTTGCCGGTGCTGGCTGCCGATGCCGCCAAACCTGAACGCAAGGAAGTGTTCGGCGACGTGACGGTCCACTACAGCGCCTTCACCTCGAGCATGCTGCAACCCGACATCGCCGCCGCCACGGGCCTGACCCGCAGCAAGAACCAGGGCGTGCTCAACATTGCCGTGATCAAGGCCGGCAAGCCCGCGACGGCGGTGGTCAGCGGCACAGTGAAAGATCTCACCGGGCGCAGCGCCCCGTTGTCGTTCAAGCAGATCAACGACCAGGGCGCGGTGTACTACATCGCCCAGTTCAAGATCGACCAACCTGACACAGTCACCTTCGACCTCAACGTCGAAACCGGTGGCGTCAGCCATAAACTCAGCTTCAACCAGGAAGTGTTTCCAGGCGAATGA
- a CDS encoding SPOR domain-containing protein, protein MAAKKKPAPKRGASRSQPPASKQPIPGWVWLAVGLTVGAFIVFLMKLEPGGDDIKRTKPEQQKPEKVAEASKATTPALQQPVKPKYDFYTLLPESEVIVPPEAVPEKTPPVPAQPPVPSTPVTPAEAAKIDTARAQAALAGQTPPPAPPVIKPAATTQFFLQAGSFRKQADADKVRAQIILLGQAVKVESGTVKDETWYRVMVGPFSNREQLTVAQKQLAGAGFSNLLLQQRRQ, encoded by the coding sequence TTGGCTGCAAAGAAGAAACCCGCACCCAAGCGCGGCGCCAGCCGCTCCCAGCCGCCTGCCAGCAAGCAGCCGATCCCGGGCTGGGTGTGGCTGGCAGTCGGCCTCACGGTCGGCGCCTTCATCGTCTTCCTGATGAAGCTCGAACCCGGCGGTGACGACATCAAGCGCACCAAGCCCGAGCAGCAGAAGCCGGAGAAGGTCGCCGAAGCGAGCAAGGCCACCACGCCCGCACTGCAGCAACCGGTGAAGCCGAAGTACGACTTCTACACCCTGCTGCCGGAGTCGGAAGTGATCGTGCCGCCCGAGGCCGTGCCGGAGAAGACGCCGCCCGTACCGGCGCAACCCCCGGTACCGAGCACACCAGTGACCCCGGCGGAAGCGGCGAAGATCGACACGGCCCGCGCCCAGGCGGCATTGGCGGGGCAGACACCACCGCCCGCGCCGCCGGTGATCAAGCCGGCCGCCACCACTCAGTTCTTCCTGCAGGCTGGCTCGTTCCGCAAGCAGGCCGACGCCGACAAGGTCCGCGCGCAGATCATCCTGCTTGGCCAGGCCGTGAAGGTGGAGTCGGGCACGGTCAAGGACGAGACCTGGTATCGGGTGATGGTCGGCCCGTTCAGCAACCGCGAACAGCTGACCGTGGCGCAGAAGCAGTTGGCAGGGGCAGGTTTCAGCAACCTGCTGCTGCAACAGCGGCGCCAGTAA
- a CDS encoding YggS family pyridoxal phosphate-dependent enzyme codes for MSTLAENISAISARIDNAAKAAGRAPASIQLLAVSKTKPASAIRAAHDYGLRDFGENYLQEALTKQQELSDLPLIWHFIGPIQSNKTKAIAEHFDWVHSVDRLKIAQRLSEQRPANLPPLNICLQVNVSGEDSKSGCAPAELAALAQAVNALPGLCLRGLMAIPEPTDDRTEQEAAFATLRQLQEQLDLGLDTLSMGMSHDLEAAISQGATWVRIGTALFGARDYGQP; via the coding sequence ATGTCCACCCTAGCAGAGAACATTTCGGCCATTTCCGCCCGTATCGACAACGCGGCGAAGGCTGCCGGCCGCGCCCCGGCCAGCATCCAGCTGCTGGCGGTGAGCAAGACCAAGCCGGCCAGCGCCATCCGCGCGGCTCATGACTATGGGCTGCGCGACTTCGGCGAAAACTACCTTCAGGAAGCCCTGACAAAACAGCAGGAACTCTCCGACCTGCCCTTGATCTGGCACTTCATCGGCCCCATCCAGTCGAACAAGACCAAGGCCATCGCCGAGCACTTCGACTGGGTACACTCCGTGGACCGCCTGAAAATCGCCCAACGCCTCTCGGAACAGCGCCCGGCCAACCTGCCGCCGCTGAACATCTGCCTGCAGGTGAACGTCAGTGGCGAAGACAGCAAGTCCGGCTGCGCACCTGCCGAGCTAGCTGCCCTGGCCCAGGCCGTGAATGCCCTGCCCGGCCTGTGCCTGCGTGGCCTGATGGCGATCCCGGAGCCGACCGATGACCGCACCGAACAAGAGGCGGCCTTTGCCACCCTGCGCCAGCTTCAGGAACAACTGGACCTCGGCCTGGACACCTTGTCGATGGGCATGAGCCACGATCTGGAAGCCGCTATCTCCCAGGGCGCGACCTGGGTCCGTATCGGTACCGCCTTGTTCGGTGCCCGCGACTATGGCCAGCCCTGA
- the metW gene encoding methionine biosynthesis protein MetW has translation MRADLEIIQDWIPAGSRVLDLGCGNGELLASLRERKNVTGYGLEIDADNIAACVAKGVNVIEQDLDKGLGNFASNSFDVVVMTQALQAVEYPDRILDEMLRVGRQCIITFPNFGHWRCRWYLATKGRMPVSDFMPYTWYNTPNIHFCTFEDFENLCRERHAKVLDRLAVDRLHRNGLGGRLWPNLLGEIGIYRVSSPGLQEHQLAV, from the coding sequence ATGAGAGCCGACCTGGAAATCATCCAAGACTGGATCCCCGCCGGCAGCCGGGTCCTCGACCTGGGCTGCGGCAACGGCGAACTGCTGGCCTCCTTGCGCGAGCGCAAGAACGTCACCGGCTATGGCCTGGAGATCGACGCCGACAACATCGCCGCCTGCGTGGCCAAGGGCGTCAACGTCATCGAGCAGGACCTGGACAAGGGCCTGGGCAACTTCGCCAGCAACAGTTTCGACGTGGTGGTCATGACCCAGGCCCTGCAAGCCGTGGAGTACCCCGACCGGATTCTCGACGAGATGCTGCGGGTGGGCCGCCAGTGCATCATCACCTTCCCCAATTTCGGCCACTGGCGTTGCCGCTGGTACCTGGCGACCAAGGGTCGCATGCCGGTCTCGGACTTCATGCCGTATACCTGGTACAACACCCCGAACATTCACTTCTGCACCTTCGAAGACTTCGAGAACCTGTGCCGCGAGCGCCACGCCAAGGTGCTCGACCGCCTGGCCGTCGACCGTCTGCACCGTAACGGGTTGGGCGGCCGGCTTTGGCCTAATCTTCTAGGTGAGATCGGTATCTATCGGGTCAGCAGCCCGGGCCTGCAGGAGCACCAGCTCGCGGTCTGA
- the proC gene encoding pyrroline-5-carboxylate reductase, which translates to MSKTRIAFIGAGNMAASLIGGLRAQGLDATQIRASDPGAETRARIQAEHGIEAFESNAQAIDGADVIVLAVKPQVMKAVCEALKPNLKAGQLVVSIAAGITCASLQAWLGTIPVVRCMPNTPALLRQGVSGLYATLEVSAEQRQQAEQLLSAVGTALWLNEEQQLDAVTAVSGSGPAYFFLLIEAMTAAGEKLGLPRETASQLTLQTALGAARMAVASDVDAAELRRRVTSPAGTTEAAIKSFQASGFEAIVEQALQAAAKRSAELAEQLGK; encoded by the coding sequence ATGAGCAAGACTCGTATTGCCTTTATCGGCGCCGGCAACATGGCCGCCAGCCTGATCGGCGGCCTGCGCGCCCAGGGCCTGGATGCCACGCAGATCCGCGCCAGCGACCCGGGTGCCGAGACCCGCGCGCGGATCCAGGCCGAACACGGTATCGAAGCGTTCGAAAGCAACGCCCAAGCCATCGATGGCGCCGACGTGATCGTGCTCGCAGTCAAGCCGCAGGTCATGAAAGCCGTCTGCGAGGCACTGAAGCCGAACCTGAAAGCCGGCCAACTGGTCGTCTCCATCGCCGCGGGTATCACCTGCGCCAGCCTGCAGGCGTGGCTGGGCACCATCCCGGTGGTGCGGTGCATGCCCAACACCCCGGCATTGCTGCGCCAAGGCGTCAGCGGCCTGTATGCCACCTTGGAAGTGTCCGCCGAGCAACGCCAGCAGGCCGAACAACTGCTGTCCGCCGTGGGCACCGCCCTGTGGCTGAACGAGGAACAGCAACTGGACGCCGTCACCGCCGTCTCCGGCAGCGGCCCGGCCTACTTCTTCCTGCTGATCGAGGCCATGACCGCCGCAGGGGAGAAACTCGGCCTGCCGCGTGAAACCGCCTCGCAACTCACGTTGCAGACCGCCTTGGGTGCCGCGCGCATGGCCGTCGCCAGCGACGTCGACGCCGCCGAACTGCGCCGCCGCGTCACCTCACCAGCCGGCACCACCGAGGCAGCGATCAAATCGTTTCAGGCCAGCGGCTTCGAAGCCATCGTCGAGCAGGCCCTGCAAGCCGCGGCGAAGCGCTCCGCCGAGCTGGCCGAACAACTGGGCAAATAA
- the rdgB gene encoding RdgB/HAM1 family non-canonical purine NTP pyrophosphatase, which produces MMNFQQLVLASHNAGKLKELQAMLGEAVHLRSIGEFSQVEPEETGLSFVENAILKARNAARISGLPALADDSGLAVDFLGGAPGIYSARYADGKGDAANNAKLLEALKDVPHEQRGAQFVCVLALVRHADDPLPILCEGLWHGNILFEASGEHGFGYDPLFWVPERKCSSADLAPVDKNQLSHRARAMALLRQRLGLA; this is translated from the coding sequence ATGATGAATTTCCAGCAACTCGTATTGGCCAGCCACAACGCCGGCAAGCTCAAGGAACTGCAAGCGATGCTCGGCGAGGCCGTGCACCTGCGTTCGATCGGCGAATTCAGCCAGGTGGAACCGGAAGAGACCGGCTTGTCGTTCGTCGAGAACGCCATCCTGAAAGCCCGCAACGCCGCGCGTATCTCCGGCCTGCCGGCCCTGGCCGACGACTCGGGCCTGGCGGTGGACTTCCTCGGCGGCGCGCCAGGCATCTACTCGGCGCGCTACGCCGACGGCAAAGGCGATGCGGCGAACAACGCCAAGCTGCTCGAGGCGCTGAAAGATGTGCCCCATGAGCAACGTGGCGCGCAGTTCGTCTGCGTCCTGGCCCTGGTGCGCCACGCCGACGACCCGCTACCCATCCTCTGCGAAGGCCTGTGGCACGGCAACATCCTGTTCGAGGCCAGTGGCGAGCACGGTTTCGGCTACGACCCGCTGTTCTGGGTCCCGGAGCGCAAGTGCTCCAGCGCCGACCTCGCTCCCGTCGACAAGAACCAGCTCAGCCACCGCGCCCGCGCCATGGCCCTGCTGCGTCAACGTCTGGGCCTGGCATGA
- the hemW gene encoding radical SAM family heme chaperone HemW, translated as MTEKLSLQQAGLILPELPPLSLYIHIPWCVRKCPYCDFNSHQAGPSLPEDAYIDALLADLDQELHAVQGRPISTIFFGGGTPSLFSANALGRLLHGVEQRIPFTTDIEITLEANPGTFEQEKFKAYRQTGINRLSIGVQSFQPAKLEKLGRIHNGDEAVRAADMARAAGFDNFNLDLMHGLPDQSLDDALGDLRQAIELAPTHLSWYQLTLEPNTVFWSQPPELPEDDILWDIQEAGQALMAEHGYRQYEVSAYAQAGRAARHNLNYWRFGDFIGIGAGAHGKLSFPDGRILRTWKTRLPKDYLNPAKPFKAGEKLLPADELPFEFLMNALRLTDGVEAELFSLRTGLPLAQLAEARREAEQKGLLQVEPDRLAATPRGQLFLNDLLQYFLN; from the coding sequence ATGACCGAAAAGCTGTCCTTGCAGCAGGCGGGCCTGATCCTTCCCGAGCTCCCGCCGCTGTCGCTGTATATCCATATCCCCTGGTGCGTGCGCAAGTGCCCATACTGCGACTTCAACTCGCACCAGGCCGGCCCGTCGTTGCCGGAAGACGCGTACATCGATGCCTTGCTCGCTGACCTCGACCAGGAACTGCATGCCGTTCAGGGTCGCCCCATCAGCACGATCTTCTTCGGTGGCGGCACCCCAAGCCTTTTCAGTGCCAATGCACTGGGTCGCCTGCTGCATGGCGTGGAGCAACGCATCCCGTTCACCACGGATATCGAGATCACCCTCGAAGCCAACCCGGGCACCTTCGAGCAAGAGAAGTTCAAGGCCTACCGGCAGACTGGCATCAACCGCCTGTCCATCGGCGTGCAGAGCTTCCAGCCGGCCAAGCTGGAAAAGCTGGGGCGCATCCATAACGGCGATGAAGCGGTGCGTGCCGCCGACATGGCCCGCGCGGCAGGCTTCGACAACTTCAACCTCGACCTGATGCATGGCCTGCCGGACCAGTCGTTGGACGATGCGCTCGGCGACCTGCGCCAGGCCATCGAGCTGGCGCCGACGCACCTGTCCTGGTACCAGCTGACGCTGGAGCCGAACACGGTGTTCTGGAGCCAGCCTCCGGAATTGCCCGAGGACGATATCCTCTGGGATATCCAGGAGGCCGGCCAGGCGCTGATGGCCGAGCATGGCTATCGGCAGTACGAAGTTTCGGCGTACGCCCAGGCCGGCCGTGCTGCACGGCACAACCTGAACTACTGGCGTTTCGGTGACTTCATCGGCATCGGTGCGGGAGCCCATGGCAAGCTGTCGTTCCCCGACGGGCGCATCCTGCGCACCTGGAAGACCCGCCTGCCCAAGGATTACCTCAATCCGGCCAAACCGTTCAAGGCAGGCGAGAAACTGCTGCCGGCCGATGAGCTACCCTTCGAGTTCCTGATGAATGCGCTGCGCCTCACCGACGGTGTGGAGGCCGAGCTGTTCAGCCTGCGCACCGGCCTGCCCCTGGCGCAACTCGCCGAAGCCCGCCGCGAAGCCGAACAAAAGGGCCTTTTGCAGGTCGAACCGGATCGGCTGGCAGCCACGCCGCGCGGCCAACTGTTCCTCAACGACCTGCTGCAGTACTTCTTGAATTAA
- a CDS encoding NINE protein, translating to MNGYQQGAPLHDTHSKVLGYLLWIFGFTGAHRFYYGKPITGTIWFFTLGLLGIGWLIDLFLIPSMDREADMRFESGGVDYNLAWIFLTFLGVFGVHRLYQGKWISALIYLFTGGVFLLGVLYDFWTLNSQISQVNAERRRV from the coding sequence ATGAATGGTTATCAACAGGGGGCACCCCTGCACGACACTCACAGCAAGGTGCTCGGCTACCTGCTGTGGATCTTCGGCTTCACCGGCGCACACCGCTTCTACTACGGCAAGCCGATCACCGGGACGATCTGGTTCTTCACCCTTGGTCTGTTGGGTATCGGCTGGCTGATCGACCTGTTCCTGATCCCGTCGATGGACCGTGAGGCAGACATGCGCTTCGAGTCAGGCGGCGTGGACTACAACCTGGCATGGATCTTCCTGACCTTCCTCGGGGTGTTCGGCGTGCACCGCCTGTACCAGGGCAAGTGGATCAGTGCATTGATCTATCTGTTCACCGGCGGCGTGTTCCTGCTGGGAGTGCTGTATGACTTCTGGACGCTCAACAGCCAGATTTCGCAGGTAAACGCCGAACGTCGGCGGGTATGA
- the metX gene encoding homoserine O-succinyltransferase MetX, producing MSTVLPEDSVGLVTPQIARFDEPLALACGRSLASYELIYETYGTLNSTASNAVLICHALSGHHHAAGYHAATDRKPGWWDSCIGPGKPIDTNRFFVVSLNNLGGCNGSTGPSSVNPATGKPYGADFPVLTVEDWVHSQARLADRLGIQTWAAIVGGSLGGMQALQWTITYPDRVRHCVDIASAPKLSAQNIAFNEVARQAILTDPEFHGGSFQDQGVIPKRGLMLARMVGHITYLSDDSMGEKFGRELKSDKLNYDFHSVEFQVESYLRYQGEEFSGRFDANTYLLMTKALDYFDPAAAHDGDLAATLANVTADYCIMSFTTDWRFSPARSREIVDALMAARKNVCYLDIDSPYGHDAFLIPTPRYMQGFANYMNRIVI from the coding sequence ATGTCCACTGTCCTTCCCGAAGATTCCGTCGGTCTGGTAACACCGCAAATCGCCCGGTTCGATGAACCGCTGGCCCTGGCCTGTGGCCGCTCGCTGGCCTCGTATGAGCTGATCTACGAAACCTATGGCACCCTCAACAGCACCGCCAGCAATGCCGTGCTGATCTGCCATGCGTTGTCCGGCCATCACCACGCCGCCGGCTACCACGCCGCCACCGACCGCAAGCCGGGCTGGTGGGACAGCTGCATCGGCCCCGGCAAACCCATCGACACCAATCGCTTCTTCGTGGTCAGCCTGAACAACCTGGGCGGCTGCAATGGCAGCACTGGCCCCAGCAGCGTCAACCCGGCCACCGGCAAGCCCTACGGCGCCGATTTCCCGGTACTGACGGTCGAAGACTGGGTGCATAGCCAAGCGCGCCTGGCCGATCGCTTAGGGATACAGACCTGGGCCGCCATCGTCGGCGGCAGCCTGGGCGGCATGCAGGCGCTGCAATGGACCATCACCTACCCGGACCGCGTGCGCCACTGCGTGGACATCGCCTCGGCGCCCAAGCTGTCGGCGCAGAACATCGCCTTCAACGAAGTGGCGCGCCAGGCCATCCTCACCGACCCCGAGTTCCACGGCGGTTCGTTCCAGGACCAGGGGGTGATCCCCAAGCGCGGCCTGATGCTGGCGCGCATGGTCGGCCATATCACCTACCTGTCCGACGACTCGATGGGCGAGAAGTTCGGCCGCGAGCTCAAGAGCGACAAGCTCAACTACGACTTCCACAGCGTCGAGTTCCAGGTCGAGAGCTACCTGCGCTATCAAGGCGAGGAGTTCTCCGGCCGCTTCGATGCCAACACCTACCTGCTGATGACCAAGGCGCTGGACTACTTCGACCCGGCCGCAGCCCATGACGGCGACCTGGCGGCCACTCTGGCCAACGTCACGGCGGACTACTGCATCATGTCGTTCACCACCGACTGGCGCTTCTCGCCGGCCCGCTCGCGGGAGATCGTCGACGCCCTGATGGCCGCACGCAAGAACGTCTGCTACCTGGACATCGACTCGCCCTACGGCCACGACGCCTTCCTGATCCCCACGCCTCGCTACATGCAGGGTTTCGCGAACTACATGAACCGCATCGTCATCTGA
- a CDS encoding C40 family peptidase, producing the protein MPPFLKTWLTLCLLLPLAAHATNREQRLPSGFTGYTTNADATVKRAPVQYRKSTLNVQARPSNAAKHQALQAVAMSPKQSSEVLSRAVNVLGTPYRWGGSTPKKGFDCSGLVKYAFNDVADVDLPRTSNAMAQGQGVKVARDDLKPGDLIFFNIQSRQVNHVAIYLGNDRFIHAPRTGKRVSIDSLEKPYWQKRYVVAKRVLPKTQQQTLSLAKR; encoded by the coding sequence ATGCCGCCTTTCCTCAAGACATGGCTGACCCTCTGCCTATTATTGCCCCTGGCCGCCCACGCCACCAATCGTGAGCAACGTCTTCCCAGCGGTTTCACCGGTTATACGACCAACGCCGATGCCACGGTGAAACGCGCCCCGGTCCAGTACCGCAAAAGCACCCTTAACGTGCAGGCCCGCCCGAGCAATGCCGCCAAGCACCAGGCGCTGCAGGCCGTGGCCATGTCGCCCAAGCAGAGCAGCGAAGTGCTCAGCCGCGCCGTGAACGTGCTCGGTACTCCCTATCGCTGGGGCGGCAGCACACCGAAGAAGGGTTTCGACTGCAGCGGCCTGGTCAAGTACGCCTTCAACGATGTGGCCGACGTCGACCTGCCGCGCACCTCCAACGCCATGGCCCAGGGCCAGGGCGTGAAAGTGGCGCGGGACGACCTCAAGCCGGGCGACCTGATTTTCTTCAACATCCAGAGCCGCCAGGTCAACCACGTCGCCATCTACCTGGGCAACGACCGCTTCATCCACGCGCCGCGCACCGGCAAGCGGGTGAGCATCGACAGCCTGGAAAAACCCTACTGGCAGAAGCGTTACGTGGTGGCCAAGCGCGTGCTGCCCAAGACTCAACAGCAGACGCTGAGCCTGGCCAAGCGCTGA
- a CDS encoding type IV pilus twitching motility protein PilT: MDVTDLLAQAVAAGASDLHLAVGEVPLLRLDGELQRMALPVLVPAALEQGLAGWLDDGQRRQWMSGDELDLALVVPALGRFRVNLFRQRNGLGASIRLIPARVPSLDELDLRDVFQAIASSRDGLVLIGGPTGSGKSSTLAALVDELNREHALHVVTLEDPVEFIHQGQRCLVNQREIGRDSRDFAQGLRSALRQDPDVIMVGELRDLESIRLALRAAETGHLVLATVHTRSAVNSIDRLVEVFAAEEKPLVRAMLADSLRLVVAQNLIRRVGGGRVAAREVLVVTLAVRNLIREGRMAQICSLMQAGAAQGMVTMEEATRRLRQQGLID, encoded by the coding sequence ATGGATGTGACCGATCTGCTGGCCCAGGCTGTGGCTGCGGGCGCAAGCGACCTGCACCTGGCCGTGGGCGAGGTGCCGCTGCTGCGCCTGGATGGCGAACTGCAGCGCATGGCGTTGCCGGTGCTGGTACCTGCGGCGCTGGAGCAGGGCCTGGCTGGATGGCTCGATGATGGGCAGCGCCGGCAATGGATGTCGGGTGATGAACTGGATCTTGCCTTGGTTGTGCCTGCTCTGGGCCGCTTTCGGGTGAACCTGTTTCGCCAGCGCAATGGGCTGGGGGCGAGCATACGGCTGATCCCGGCGCGAGTGCCGAGCCTCGATGAGCTCGACCTGCGTGATGTGTTTCAAGCTATTGCATCGAGCCGGGATGGCCTGGTGCTGATCGGCGGGCCGACGGGGAGCGGCAAGTCCAGCACCCTGGCGGCGCTGGTCGATGAGCTCAATCGGGAGCACGCGCTACACGTCGTCACCTTGGAAGACCCTGTCGAATTCATTCATCAAGGCCAGCGCTGCCTGGTCAACCAGCGGGAAATTGGCCGCGACAGCCGCGACTTTGCCCAGGGATTGCGCAGTGCGTTGCGCCAGGACCCCGACGTAATCATGGTCGGTGAGCTGCGTGACCTGGAGAGTATCCGCCTGGCGCTGCGTGCTGCCGAAACCGGGCACCTGGTGTTGGCCACGGTGCATACACGCTCGGCGGTCAACAGCATTGACCGCCTGGTGGAGGTGTTCGCCGCCGAGGAGAAACCCTTGGTGCGCGCGATGCTGGCGGATTCCTTGCGACTGGTGGTGGCACAGAACCTGATCAGGCGCGTCGGTGGCGGCAGGGTCGCCGCAAGGGAGGTGCTGGTGGTGACGCTGGCGGTGCGCAACCTGATTCGCGAGGGGCGGATGGCGCAGATCTGCTCGTTGATGCAGGCAGGTGCGGCGCAGGGGATGGTGACGATGGAGGAGGCGACACGGCGCTTGAGGCAGCAAGGCTTGATCGACTAG